A stretch of the Sulfurimonas sp. HSL3-1 genome encodes the following:
- a CDS encoding glycoside hydrolase family 3 N-terminal domain-containing protein, translating to MRTLTLLLLLPLFLFGAAAPTDAELKAQIGRMLIVGFDAESLDASDPFVTELRQYKPGGVILFDLGYPDLKRTKNIRSPRQLAALTAQLKAFATAPLLISVDQEGGRVARLKHAYGFPIVPSAEAVGRRDDPAYAQQVYGTLATTLSDAGINTDFAPDVDLAVNPENTVIVGLKRSYGKSPEKVTKYAGIMLDALRGQKVIGVLKHFPGHGSSLGDSHKGFVDVTETWTPVELEPYRRLIGEGKADMIMTAHVFNRRLDPDYPATLSHKINTELLRGELGFKGVIVSDDLQMKAISEHYTLEETVRLAINGGVDMLLFANQLGSNMLGRIVETIYAEVKAGRISRERIAESNRRINALFDAYGIGAPTIVDKPIAFGPQRIALTKQYVKQHYGMDVSDITIDPKVIVLHWTADMGLESSFSRLQPELLPGSRGDIATAGALNVSSQFLVDRDGTIYRLMPENRMARHVIGLNFDSIGIENVGGEDNAKEDLTPAQLRANIALVRYLARKYPHMEYLIGHHEYRQMEATPLWRELDKGYRTEKSDPGDAFMRKVRSAVSDLQLKAPPEAR from the coding sequence ATGCGAACATTGACACTCTTACTTTTACTTCCCCTTTTTCTCTTCGGTGCGGCGGCGCCAACTGACGCCGAGCTCAAGGCGCAGATCGGGCGTATGCTCATTGTCGGTTTCGATGCCGAATCGCTTGACGCGTCGGACCCTTTTGTGACGGAGCTGCGGCAGTACAAACCGGGCGGGGTGATCCTTTTTGACCTCGGCTACCCCGACCTGAAACGTACGAAGAACATCCGTTCACCCCGCCAGCTCGCGGCGTTGACGGCCCAGCTGAAGGCCTTTGCCACCGCCCCGCTGCTCATTTCCGTCGACCAGGAGGGCGGACGGGTCGCGCGGCTGAAACACGCCTACGGTTTCCCTATAGTCCCCTCGGCGGAAGCGGTTGGCAGACGGGACGACCCGGCGTACGCGCAGCAGGTGTACGGGACATTGGCGACTACCCTTTCAGATGCCGGGATCAATACGGACTTCGCCCCCGACGTCGACCTGGCGGTCAACCCTGAGAACACGGTGATCGTCGGGCTGAAGCGCTCCTACGGCAAGTCGCCGGAGAAGGTGACGAAGTACGCGGGAATCATGCTCGACGCCCTGCGTGGGCAAAAGGTCATCGGGGTGCTGAAGCACTTCCCCGGCCACGGCTCGTCGCTGGGGGATTCGCACAAAGGCTTTGTGGATGTCACCGAAACGTGGACGCCCGTAGAGCTCGAACCCTACCGCCGCCTGATCGGTGAGGGCAAGGCGGACATGATCATGACGGCCCACGTCTTCAACCGCCGTCTCGACCCCGACTATCCGGCGACGCTCTCGCACAAGATCAACACGGAGCTGCTGCGCGGTGAGCTGGGCTTCAAGGGGGTCATCGTCAGCGACGACCTGCAGATGAAGGCGATCTCGGAACACTACACGCTTGAAGAGACGGTGCGCCTCGCCATCAACGGCGGGGTGGACATGCTGCTCTTCGCGAACCAGCTCGGCAGCAACATGCTCGGCCGGATTGTCGAGACGATCTACGCCGAGGTCAAAGCGGGGCGGATCTCCCGCGAGCGGATCGCCGAGTCGAACCGCCGTATCAACGCGCTCTTTGACGCCTACGGCATCGGCGCGCCGACAATCGTCGACAAGCCCATCGCCTTCGGGCCGCAGCGCATCGCATTGACTAAGCAGTACGTCAAGCAGCACTACGGTATGGACGTGAGTGACATTACGATCGATCCGAAAGTGATCGTCCTGCACTGGACGGCCGATATGGGGCTGGAGTCCTCGTTTTCGCGCCTGCAGCCGGAGCTGCTGCCCGGAAGCCGCGGCGACATCGCGACCGCGGGCGCGCTCAACGTCTCCTCGCAGTTCCTCGTCGACCGGGACGGCACGATCTACCGCCTGATGCCGGAGAACCGGATGGCGCGCCATGTCATCGGGCTCAATTTTGACAGTATCGGCATCGAGAACGTCGGCGGGGAGGACAACGCCAAAGAGGACCTCACCCCGGCGCAGCTGCGCGCGAACATTGCGCTGGTGCGCTACCTCGCCCGGAAGTACCCCCACATGGAATACCTCATAGGCCACCATGAATACCGCCAAATGGAAGCGACCCCGCTGTGGCGGGAGCTTGACAAGGGGTACCGCACGGAAAAGAGCGACCCGGGAGACGCATTCATGCGGAAGGTGCGCAGCGCCGTCAGCGACCTGCAGCTGAAAGCCCCGCCGGAAGCGCGTTGA
- a CDS encoding S8 family serine peptidase: MLFYSVVHKVIAPVTAVFLLTACGSGSHSETPTPTETITVSIGGSTAVRGALCGADIEVTKLDGSALFLAKSYTYDPQRDGTEYNATATKLLPFGERTSGRFSATRTFAVSSLPSEETMMLLKVSGGNEIDPDGDGFVVPGEIRSFAGPLYAYATFGALRDGNVSVNLFSSAAAAVAAERHLSVPSTVTMILGKVAQKLFSSDPAGSMIDAATLTRFNPAVIENNCSTHFGYLNDPDSYKVLAEGNYGTGLYAGSEGLWKKDGDQEGLMDAFEQLAGTDPGLPDSDSDGVNDYAEVWSGTDPLNGGSVEGDLLFPYQWYLLNTGQTGGAQNGGIAGEDLDIVGLPTTFTGSGDVVVGIVDTGVESGHPDLTNNLDISLSYHYGTHANDPVPLGSDIGYHGTACAGIIGAQGFNVRGVRGIAPMTRLAGFNVLATGRVSHFADAFLRPGIDIFSNSWGAMTSAALTDWGPVLEGALEEGAVNGRDGKGAIYVFAAGNDRTASHEGYANTSSLHNSKYAITVSSVNADGTLSSYSNTGANVLVAGTGGEYGLTNPAIVTTDLTGLGIGHDIKYDNDEIVLGDSLLDGNNPDGNYTRFMNGTSSACPAVAGVCALVLQANPALTRRDVRYILARSARQNDASDGSWSLNGAGLPINDKYGFGIVDAAAAVAMAEGFSSLGQEQTSALYTDSANVDIPDANSSGIERTLNVSESMTVEHVDIWITTEHYRIDDLRIVVVSPLGTESVLAVGGENYIRGVERYADWRFSTVRCLDEPAQGTWRLKVMDLRSGYIGSLSSWGIQISGH; the protein is encoded by the coding sequence ATGCTTTTTTATAGCGTCGTACATAAAGTGATCGCTCCTGTCACAGCTGTTTTTCTGCTCACGGCATGCGGGAGCGGCTCGCATTCCGAGACGCCGACGCCGACAGAGACCATTACCGTAAGCATCGGAGGCAGTACGGCAGTCAGGGGGGCACTTTGCGGTGCGGATATAGAAGTGACGAAGCTGGACGGCAGCGCTCTTTTTCTTGCTAAAAGCTACACTTATGATCCGCAGCGCGACGGCACGGAGTACAACGCGACGGCGACAAAACTACTGCCATTCGGCGAAAGGACCTCCGGCCGTTTTTCGGCTACACGCACCTTCGCTGTATCGTCCCTGCCTTCGGAAGAAACGATGATGCTTCTGAAAGTAAGCGGAGGGAATGAGATCGACCCCGACGGCGACGGGTTTGTCGTCCCGGGAGAAATACGCAGCTTTGCCGGTCCCCTTTATGCCTACGCAACCTTCGGGGCTTTGCGCGACGGCAACGTGTCGGTCAACCTTTTCAGTTCTGCCGCTGCCGCCGTCGCGGCGGAACGCCACCTCTCCGTGCCCTCAACGGTCACAATGATCCTCGGGAAGGTTGCGCAGAAGCTGTTCAGTTCCGACCCGGCAGGGAGTATGATCGATGCTGCGACACTGACACGGTTTAACCCTGCCGTTATCGAGAACAACTGTTCCACACATTTCGGTTATCTGAACGACCCGGACAGTTACAAGGTGCTGGCGGAAGGCAATTATGGAACAGGGCTCTATGCTGGCAGTGAAGGGCTTTGGAAAAAAGACGGCGATCAGGAGGGGCTTATGGACGCCTTTGAACAGCTCGCCGGTACGGATCCTGGGCTGCCCGACAGCGACAGCGACGGGGTGAACGATTATGCCGAAGTGTGGAGCGGTACGGATCCTCTCAACGGGGGAAGCGTCGAGGGGGACCTGCTTTTTCCCTATCAGTGGTACCTGCTGAACACGGGGCAGACGGGCGGTGCGCAAAACGGGGGCATCGCTGGAGAAGACCTCGACATCGTCGGGCTGCCGACCACTTTTACCGGCAGTGGTGACGTGGTCGTCGGCATTGTCGATACTGGCGTCGAGTCCGGGCATCCTGATTTGACAAACAACCTTGACATAAGCCTGAGCTATCACTACGGCACCCACGCAAACGATCCTGTGCCTCTCGGCAGTGATATCGGATACCATGGGACCGCATGCGCGGGGATTATTGGCGCGCAGGGGTTCAACGTACGGGGGGTACGGGGCATTGCCCCGATGACGCGGCTGGCCGGGTTTAATGTGCTGGCGACAGGCAGGGTCTCCCATTTTGCTGATGCCTTTCTCCGGCCGGGCATCGATATATTTTCGAACAGCTGGGGGGCGATGACTTCAGCCGCACTGACCGATTGGGGACCGGTGCTGGAAGGCGCGCTGGAAGAGGGCGCAGTGAACGGTCGTGACGGCAAGGGCGCCATCTATGTTTTTGCCGCCGGCAATGATCGTACGGCAAGCCATGAGGGATATGCCAACACCTCCAGCCTGCATAACAGCAAATACGCCATTACCGTTTCATCCGTGAATGCAGATGGTACGCTAAGCTCATATTCCAACACGGGGGCGAACGTGCTTGTCGCTGGAACGGGAGGCGAGTATGGGCTTACGAACCCTGCCATCGTGACGACGGACCTGACGGGGCTGGGTATCGGGCATGATATAAAGTACGATAATGACGAGATTGTTCTCGGTGACTCTTTGCTTGATGGGAACAATCCCGACGGCAACTACACCCGTTTCATGAACGGGACATCTTCGGCCTGTCCGGCAGTGGCTGGCGTGTGTGCCCTGGTGCTCCAGGCCAATCCGGCACTGACACGGAGAGATGTTCGGTATATTCTCGCCAGGAGCGCACGTCAGAACGATGCATCCGACGGGAGTTGGAGTCTAAACGGGGCAGGACTGCCTATCAACGACAAATACGGTTTCGGCATCGTGGATGCAGCAGCTGCCGTCGCTATGGCGGAGGGGTTTTCTTCCTTGGGGCAGGAACAGACGAGCGCGCTGTATACCGACAGTGCCAACGTCGATATTCCCGATGCCAACAGCAGCGGGATTGAGCGTACCTTGAATGTTAGTGAATCCATGACGGTCGAACATGTGGATATTTGGATCACGACGGAACACTACCGAATCGATGATCTCCGCATCGTAGTAGTCTCTCCGTTGGGGACGGAAAGCGTTCTCGCGGTTGGCGGTGAAAACTACATTCGCGGCGTAGAACGTTATGCAGATTGGCGTTTTTCAACTGTACGATGCCTGGATGAACCCGCGCAGGGGACATGGCGTCTGAAGGTCATGGATCTCAGGAGCGGTTATATCGGCTCGCTCTCAAGCTGGGGCATACAGATCAGCGGCCATTAG